The following are encoded in a window of Halorarum salinum genomic DNA:
- a CDS encoding sulfatase — translation MNDTTPEVENVLLVTVDSLRADALGGARTPVVDELAAGGTTFENAFATGNWTPFSFPGILTSRPVFAEGPDIGTPSTPTLAEALADAGVRTGGYNAANGFLTEHWGYDRGFDEFESFVGDASSRYSRYLAAHPTVQGWLQLLRSPFRRAAAKLSRSDDGRPFADTSKMLDVERGAISFLEGADGPFFLWVHYMDPHTPYVPAPRYLRQVSSDRLGTGRMLRAHVRTGLGRAVGPRTLADLRTLYHGGVRQVDASLGRLREALARAGHADDTAVVFAGDHGEEFQEHGHLAHYPKLYDELIHVPFVVDVPGAESRTVERAVGLDAVPPTVASLLDVSGPDAWEGEDLSGVVLEGRTDPGAAVNGTGATRDGSDGGAGADAAGEPVVSVAVRGEDVTQQPIPRSLAEGDLLVSARTAGWVYVENTETGVAELYDREADPEQGRDLLAEPDADRPEVLTELRGAVREHADRIGGDGGRDGGEPRAGSEGGEEDLDSAIADRLDALGYR, via the coding sequence ATGAACGACACGACACCCGAGGTGGAGAACGTCCTCCTCGTCACGGTCGACTCGCTCCGGGCCGACGCGCTCGGCGGCGCCCGCACGCCCGTCGTCGACGAGCTCGCGGCGGGGGGGACGACCTTCGAGAACGCGTTCGCGACGGGGAACTGGACCCCCTTCTCCTTTCCGGGCATCCTGACCTCCCGGCCCGTCTTCGCCGAGGGGCCCGACATCGGCACCCCGTCGACGCCGACGCTGGCCGAGGCGCTCGCGGACGCGGGGGTTCGGACGGGAGGGTACAACGCCGCGAACGGCTTCCTCACCGAACACTGGGGGTACGACCGCGGCTTCGACGAGTTCGAGTCGTTCGTCGGCGACGCCTCCAGCCGGTACAGTCGGTACCTCGCGGCCCACCCGACCGTGCAGGGCTGGCTCCAGCTGCTCCGCTCGCCGTTCCGTCGGGCCGCAGCGAAGCTCAGCCGCTCGGACGACGGGCGGCCGTTCGCCGACACCTCGAAGATGCTCGACGTGGAGCGGGGCGCCATCTCGTTCCTCGAGGGGGCGGACGGGCCGTTCTTCCTCTGGGTCCACTACATGGACCCGCACACGCCGTACGTCCCCGCCCCGCGATACCTCCGTCAGGTCTCCTCGGACCGCCTCGGCACGGGGCGGATGCTCCGGGCGCACGTCCGGACCGGGCTCGGCCGCGCGGTCGGACCGCGGACGCTCGCGGACCTCCGGACGCTGTACCACGGCGGGGTCCGGCAGGTGGACGCCAGCCTCGGTCGGCTCCGCGAGGCGCTTGCCCGGGCGGGCCACGCCGACGACACGGCCGTCGTCTTCGCCGGCGACCACGGCGAGGAGTTCCAGGAGCACGGCCACCTCGCCCACTACCCGAAGCTGTACGACGAACTGATCCACGTTCCGTTCGTGGTCGACGTGCCCGGCGCGGAGTCGCGGACCGTCGAGCGCGCGGTGGGGCTGGACGCCGTCCCGCCCACCGTCGCGTCGCTGCTCGACGTGTCCGGTCCGGACGCGTGGGAGGGCGAGGACCTGAGCGGCGTCGTCCTCGAGGGGCGAACCGACCCGGGGGCGGCCGTGAACGGGACGGGAGCGACCCGGGACGGAAGCGACGGCGGCGCGGGCGCCGACGCGGCCGGCGAGCCGGTCGTCTCGGTCGCGGTCCGCGGCGAGGACGTGACCCAGCAGCCCATCCCGCGGTCGCTCGCGGAGGGGGACCTCCTCGTCTCGGCGCGGACGGCCGGGTGGGTCTACGTCGAGAACACCGAGACCGGCGTCGCGGAGCTGTACGACCGGGAGGCGGACCCCGAACAGGGCCGGGACCTCCTCGCGGAACCGGACGCCGACAGGCCCGAGGTGCTGACGGAGCTGCGGGGGGCCGTCCGCGAACACGCCGACCGGATCGGGGGCGACGGGGGGAGAGACGGGGGGGAACCCCGCGCCGGATCCGAGGGCGGGGAGGAGGACCTCGACTCGGCGATCGCCGACCGTCTGGACGCGCTCGGCTACCGGTGA
- a CDS encoding GtrA family protein: MATPTTSIDSSTVGRLARFVTVGASAAAIQTALLWAFVEFGGLNYLVGAAIAIEITIVLQYVANNAWTFSASQHTGRGEYLRGLFRTNVVRGSAIPIQLGLLAGFVQWVGLAYVVANLCAILVSGVYRYLLDARWTWQ; the protein is encoded by the coding sequence ATGGCGACACCGACGACGAGCATCGACTCGAGCACGGTCGGTCGCCTCGCCCGGTTCGTCACCGTCGGGGCGAGCGCGGCTGCGATCCAGACCGCCCTGCTGTGGGCGTTCGTGGAGTTCGGCGGGCTGAACTACCTCGTCGGCGCCGCGATCGCCATCGAGATCACCATCGTCCTCCAGTACGTCGCGAACAACGCCTGGACGTTCAGCGCCTCCCAGCACACCGGCCGGGGCGAGTACCTCCGCGGGCTGTTCCGGACGAACGTCGTCCGGGGGTCGGCGATCCCGATCCAGCTCGGACTGCTGGCGGGGTTCGTCCAGTGGGTCGGCCTCGCGTACGTCGTCGCCAACCTCTGTGCCATCCTCGTCAGCGGGGTGTACCGCTACCTGCTCGACGCGCGGTGGACGTGGCAGTAG
- a CDS encoding sensor histidine kinase, protein MSKGQPDLHRRAFREIANPAIIADTGFIVTDVNDAILELTGYERPELVGSTPLMLVDDDAVYEEIIDALSAGKSWVGDFESTTKDGRLVYGRGSATPLVLDGETRGYVVVFTDMTRHRRYEESLRILNRVLRHNLRNDANVVLGHVERVAEAVSDPTLTESLDTAANRVEDMLGRARTTRRFGGILTGGDSDSLEPTDLASAVGDALEDVPTQQVVVSVSGTEGPVEVLADDMLVPALRAVVENAVEHNDKTVPRVDVGVSETDEHVVLSIADNGPGIDPRRHEQVLGRNERTQVDHGEGLSLFFVDRLMEMYGGVVDVRSNEPRGTVFDLHFRRPGSPPPSPGDASRWDVHGEGRAPSIEGTEPFASNGDAEADPGATFDVERGRSEPEPERTPESVAPRGLDSDGGSGPNPNAGPGTEPADPGDDGGSDRASDLAAAAAGASVTPPRLRGDHGRLPDVTAALREYEQPHHLLRLRRSGGLREGGTVLVRGDAAAALTDDAVRVVADGPEGGDWTFPYDGISAVGRSTDALVLRVDGARVELSLPRGDGEPEFVEAAAAFLRDEIAR, encoded by the coding sequence ATGTCGAAAGGCCAACCAGACCTCCACCGGCGCGCGTTCCGCGAGATCGCGAACCCCGCGATCATCGCGGACACGGGCTTCATCGTCACGGACGTCAACGACGCGATCCTGGAGCTCACCGGCTACGAGCGGCCGGAACTCGTCGGCTCGACGCCCCTGATGCTCGTCGACGACGACGCGGTGTACGAGGAGATCATCGACGCGCTCTCGGCGGGGAAGTCCTGGGTCGGCGACTTCGAGTCGACCACGAAGGACGGGCGGCTGGTGTACGGCCGCGGCTCCGCGACGCCGCTCGTCCTAGACGGGGAGACGCGCGGCTACGTCGTCGTGTTCACCGACATGACCCGGCACCGACGCTACGAGGAGTCGCTGCGCATCCTCAACCGCGTCCTCAGACACAACCTGCGTAACGACGCCAACGTGGTGCTCGGCCACGTCGAGCGCGTGGCGGAGGCGGTGTCGGACCCGACCCTCACGGAGTCGCTCGACACCGCCGCGAACCGCGTGGAGGACATGCTCGGCCGCGCGCGGACGACCCGCCGGTTCGGCGGCATCCTCACCGGGGGCGACTCGGACTCGCTCGAACCCACCGACCTCGCCAGCGCGGTCGGCGACGCCCTCGAGGACGTTCCGACCCAGCAGGTGGTCGTCTCCGTCTCGGGCACCGAGGGGCCGGTCGAGGTGCTCGCGGACGACATGCTCGTCCCGGCGCTCCGGGCGGTCGTCGAGAACGCGGTCGAACACAACGACAAGACCGTCCCGCGGGTCGACGTCGGCGTCTCCGAGACTGACGAGCACGTCGTGCTCTCCATCGCGGACAACGGCCCCGGCATCGACCCGCGGCGCCACGAGCAGGTGCTCGGCCGCAACGAGCGCACGCAGGTCGATCACGGCGAGGGGCTGAGCCTCTTCTTCGTCGACCGGCTGATGGAGATGTACGGCGGAGTCGTCGACGTCCGTTCGAACGAGCCGCGGGGGACCGTGTTCGACCTCCACTTCCGGCGCCCGGGCTCCCCGCCGCCGTCCCCGGGCGACGCGAGCAGGTGGGACGTCCACGGAGAGGGACGGGCCCCGTCCATCGAGGGGACGGAGCCCTTCGCGTCGAACGGCGACGCGGAGGCCGACCCGGGCGCCACGTTCGACGTCGAGCGAGGGCGGTCGGAGCCGGAACCGGAGCGGACGCCCGAATCCGTAGCGCCTCGGGGACTGGACTCGGACGGCGGCTCCGGCCCGAACCCGAACGCCGGTCCGGGCACGGAGCCGGCCGATCCCGGGGACGACGGGGGGTCGGACCGGGCGAGCGACCTGGCCGCGGCAGCGGCCGGGGCGTCCGTCACGCCGCCCCGCCTGCGTGGCGATCACGGGCGGCTCCCGGACGTAACCGCGGCGCTCCGCGAGTACGAGCAGCCCCACCACCTCCTGCGACTCCGGCGGTCGGGCGGCCTCCGCGAGGGCGGGACGGTCCTCGTCCGGGGCGACGCGGCGGCAGCGTTGACCGACGACGCGGTTCGGGTCGTCGCCGACGGGCCGGAGGGCGGCGACTGGACGTTCCCCTACGACGGCATCTCGGCCGTCGGTCGGAGCACGGACGCGCTCGTGCTCCGCGTCGACGGCGCGAGGGTGGAGCTGTCGCTGCCGCGCGGCGACGGCGAGCCCGAGTTCGTCGAGGCGGCGGCCGCGTTCCTGCGGGACGAGATCGCTCGGTGA
- a CDS encoding deoxyuridine 5'-triphosphate nucleotidohydrolase, with protein MFESGAFVAAQLDPVTDEQVQPNGVDLTLEAVLVQSEPGRVSRDGKRVGEREELRAEDGHYRLDRGGYVVQYGERIAVPDDHVGFVLPRSSLLRNSCMLNTAVWDAGYEGRGEGLLQVHHPIELEPGARIAQFVLAEADHDGRYDGSYQGERT; from the coding sequence ATGTTCGAATCCGGCGCGTTCGTCGCCGCCCAGCTCGACCCGGTCACCGACGAACAGGTCCAACCGAACGGCGTGGACCTGACGCTCGAGGCCGTCCTCGTCCAGTCGGAACCCGGCCGCGTCTCGCGGGACGGAAAGCGGGTGGGCGAGCGCGAGGAGCTCCGGGCCGAGGACGGCCACTACCGACTCGACCGCGGCGGCTACGTCGTCCAGTACGGCGAGCGCATCGCCGTCCCGGACGACCACGTCGGGTTCGTGCTCCCGCGCTCGTCGCTGCTGCGGAACTCCTGCATGCTGAACACCGCGGTCTGGGACGCCGGCTACGAGGGGCGCGGGGAGGGCCTGCTGCAGGTCCACCACCCCATCGAACTCGAACCCGGCGCGCGAATCGCCCAGTTCGTGCTCGCCGAGGCGGACCACGACGGGCGGTACGACGGCTCCTACCAGGGCGAGCGGACGTAG
- a CDS encoding aconitate hydratase: MGQTITEKILDEHLVEGELTPGEEIGIEIDQVLTQDTTGTMVWLQFEALDLDEVQTELAAQYCDHQTYQFDFKNTDDHRFLRSAAGTFGAYFSRPGNGICHQVHKENFAAPGKTLLGSDSHTPTPGGLGQFAIGAGGLDIAVAMGGGPYYVEMPEVVNVELTGELPEWATAKDVALHLLGELTVKGGVGKVLEYTGEGAESLTIPERTTITNLGTELGATSSIFPTDGKTKEWLALQDREDEFVDLAPDEDAEYADTIEVDLSSLEPLIACPSMPDNVVPVSEVAGTDVEQVIIGSCTNGAYEDILPGAKMLEGREVDRKTEMIVAPGSKQASEMLSREGWTAELMAAGVNFSEATCGACIGIGHVPASDSVSLRTFNRNFEGRSGIEDDSVYLCSPEVATAAAIAGEIVDPRDLADDLGDLEAPGFEMGSNYGPGMGRDDPDIIGPDEAVDDDLIKGPNIGDVPLKDELASDIEGEALLKMEDNITTDHIIPATADILKFRSNIEKLSEFTLSRVDDTFAQRALDADGGFLVAGENYGQGSSREHAALCPMFLGVEGVLAQSFARIHKANLFNFGLVPLTIDEETYERIEQGDDVQIVDDVGDGVRSGQEEFTIRVNDDWEATARLDASERERDILAAGGKLSWTKAQHDSGATGATPADD; the protein is encoded by the coding sequence ATGGGACAGACGATTACGGAGAAGATCCTCGATGAGCACCTCGTCGAGGGCGAGCTGACGCCCGGCGAGGAGATCGGCATCGAGATCGATCAGGTCCTCACGCAGGACACGACGGGGACGATGGTGTGGCTCCAGTTCGAGGCGCTCGACCTCGACGAGGTCCAGACCGAACTCGCCGCCCAGTACTGCGACCACCAGACGTACCAGTTCGACTTCAAGAACACCGACGACCACCGCTTCCTCCGCTCCGCGGCCGGCACCTTCGGCGCCTACTTCTCCCGCCCCGGCAACGGCATCTGCCACCAGGTCCACAAGGAGAACTTCGCCGCGCCGGGCAAGACGCTGCTCGGCTCCGACTCGCACACGCCGACCCCCGGCGGGCTGGGCCAGTTCGCCATCGGCGCCGGCGGGCTCGACATCGCCGTCGCGATGGGCGGCGGCCCGTACTACGTCGAGATGCCCGAGGTCGTCAACGTCGAACTGACCGGCGAGCTCCCCGAGTGGGCGACCGCGAAGGACGTCGCGCTCCACCTGCTCGGCGAGCTGACCGTGAAGGGCGGCGTCGGTAAGGTGCTCGAGTACACGGGCGAGGGCGCGGAGTCGCTCACCATCCCCGAGCGGACGACCATCACGAACCTCGGCACGGAACTGGGCGCGACCTCCTCCATCTTCCCGACCGACGGGAAGACGAAGGAGTGGCTCGCGCTGCAGGACCGCGAGGACGAGTTCGTCGACCTCGCCCCGGACGAGGACGCCGAGTACGCCGACACCATCGAGGTCGACCTCTCGTCGCTCGAACCGCTCATCGCCTGCCCGTCGATGCCCGACAACGTCGTGCCCGTGAGCGAGGTCGCCGGCACGGACGTCGAGCAGGTCATCATCGGCTCCTGTACGAACGGCGCCTACGAGGACATCCTCCCCGGCGCGAAGATGCTGGAGGGCCGCGAGGTCGACCGCAAGACCGAGATGATCGTCGCACCCGGCTCGAAGCAGGCCTCCGAGATGCTCTCCCGCGAGGGCTGGACGGCCGAACTGATGGCCGCCGGCGTGAACTTCTCCGAGGCGACCTGCGGGGCCTGCATCGGCATCGGCCACGTGCCCGCCTCCGACTCCGTCTCCCTCCGGACGTTCAACCGGAACTTCGAGGGCCGCTCGGGCATCGAGGACGACTCCGTCTACCTCTGCTCGCCGGAGGTCGCCACCGCCGCGGCGATCGCGGGCGAGATCGTCGACCCGCGCGACCTGGCCGACGACCTCGGCGACCTCGAGGCGCCCGGCTTCGAGATGGGCTCGAACTACGGCCCCGGCATGGGTCGGGACGACCCGGACATCATCGGCCCGGACGAGGCCGTCGACGACGACCTCATCAAGGGGCCGAACATCGGCGACGTCCCCCTGAAGGACGAACTCGCCTCGGACATCGAGGGCGAGGCGCTCCTGAAGATGGAGGACAACATCACGACCGACCACATCATCCCGGCGACGGCGGACATCCTCAAGTTCCGCTCGAACATCGAGAAGCTCTCGGAGTTCACCCTCAGCCGCGTGGACGACACGTTCGCCCAGCGCGCGCTGGACGCGGACGGCGGCTTCCTCGTCGCCGGCGAGAACTACGGTCAGGGCTCCTCGCGCGAACACGCGGCGCTGTGCCCGATGTTCCTCGGCGTCGAGGGCGTGCTCGCGCAGAGCTTCGCCCGCATCCACAAGGCGAACCTGTTCAACTTCGGGCTCGTCCCGCTCACCATCGACGAGGAGACGTACGAGCGCATCGAGCAGGGTGACGACGTGCAGATCGTCGACGACGTCGGCGACGGCGTCCGCTCCGGTCAGGAGGAGTTCACCATCCGCGTGAACGACGACTGGGAGGCGACCGCACGGCTCGACGCCTCCGAGCGCGAGCGCGACATCCTCGCGGCCGGCGGGAAGCTGTCCTGGACGAAGGCGCAGCACGACTCGGGCGCGACCGGCGCGACCCCCGCGGACGACTGA
- a CDS encoding DUF5809 family protein, which yields MDTEGSLAPETPAEAREEYGALAPAAKVAVREAARAMEFDREEYAERVTGEVVGTVRDALFASLLRVHVGTGEEFDAWLDDHPGYEPDVAGSENVERVVWHPVPFAGEGGVAVAATFHDEREAALGTLRRRAFGRVYREHLPASGDGEGDAGPERGGPEA from the coding sequence ATGGACACCGAGGGGAGCCTGGCGCCCGAGACGCCGGCCGAGGCCCGCGAGGAGTACGGGGCGCTCGCGCCCGCGGCGAAGGTCGCCGTCCGGGAGGCCGCGAGGGCGATGGAGTTCGACCGCGAGGAGTACGCCGAGCGCGTCACCGGCGAGGTGGTCGGGACGGTCCGGGACGCGCTGTTCGCGTCGCTGCTCCGCGTGCACGTCGGCACCGGGGAGGAGTTCGACGCGTGGCTGGACGACCACCCCGGGTACGAACCGGACGTCGCCGGCAGCGAGAACGTCGAGCGGGTCGTCTGGCACCCCGTCCCGTTCGCGGGCGAGGGCGGCGTCGCCGTCGCGGCGACGTTCCACGACGAGCGGGAGGCCGCGCTCGGGACGCTCCGCCGGCGGGCGTTCGGCCGAGTGTACCGGGAGCACCTGCCCGCGAGCGGGGACGGCGAGGGGGACGCCGGACCCGAGCGCGGGGGCCCCGAGGCGTAA
- a CDS encoding dihydrolipoyl dehydrogenase family protein codes for MTHFDLVVLGGGTGNLVAAEGAAAGLDVALVERGPLGGTCLNRGCNPSKKLIHHANVVETVRNAGAFGVDVDLNDVAFADIVDDVTETITEEAESKAADARATENLTLYRKEARFVDERTVEVDAGSGDGGDGTAGGDGNGGEEITGEAIVLAGGSRPMIPDSIDGTGDVAFLTSDEALRLEELPDKLVIVGGGYIAVEMAHFFGGMGSEVVVVGRGDVLADREDRDVAERLTDAYADRHELHLGHEVTALAEGDGEGTGRTVVRAESGDGDELEVRGDEVLVATGRRPNSDTWNVEAAGIETDGKGFVETNEYLETSAEGVWAIGDVAGNYMFKHSGDKEAEYVVENVVRGNRTAVEYPGMAHAIFGSPEVGSLGRTESELEDGREYEVGTYTYDETALGVALNADAGFAKAIVGADGEVLGFHVVGPHASMLVHEVSTAVAAGADAERIAETIHVHPALSEVVQGAFRDVYDVAPWGV; via the coding sequence GTGACCCACTTCGACCTCGTCGTGCTCGGCGGCGGCACCGGAAACCTCGTCGCGGCGGAGGGGGCCGCGGCCGGACTCGACGTCGCGCTCGTCGAGCGCGGTCCCCTCGGCGGGACCTGCCTCAACCGCGGCTGTAACCCCTCGAAGAAACTGATTCACCACGCGAACGTCGTCGAGACCGTCCGGAACGCGGGTGCGTTCGGCGTCGACGTCGACCTGAACGACGTCGCCTTCGCCGACATCGTCGACGACGTGACCGAAACCATCACCGAGGAGGCCGAGTCGAAAGCCGCGGACGCACGGGCGACCGAGAACCTGACGTTGTACCGGAAGGAGGCCCGGTTCGTCGACGAGCGGACGGTCGAGGTCGACGCCGGGAGCGGCGACGGAGGCGATGGCACCGCCGGGGGCGATGGGAACGGCGGCGAGGAGATCACGGGCGAAGCGATCGTGCTCGCCGGCGGGTCCCGTCCGATGATCCCCGACTCCATCGACGGCACCGGGGACGTCGCGTTCCTGACGAGCGACGAGGCGCTCCGACTGGAGGAGCTCCCCGACAAGCTCGTGATCGTCGGGGGCGGCTACATCGCCGTCGAGATGGCCCACTTCTTCGGGGGGATGGGTTCCGAGGTGGTCGTCGTCGGCCGCGGGGACGTGCTGGCCGACCGGGAGGACCGCGACGTCGCCGAGCGGCTGACCGACGCGTACGCCGACCGCCACGAACTGCACCTCGGACACGAGGTCACGGCGCTCGCGGAGGGGGACGGGGAGGGGACCGGGCGGACGGTCGTCCGTGCGGAGTCCGGGGACGGCGACGAACTGGAGGTTCGGGGCGACGAGGTGCTCGTCGCCACCGGTCGACGGCCGAACTCCGACACGTGGAACGTCGAGGCGGCCGGCATCGAGACGGACGGGAAGGGGTTCGTGGAGACGAACGAGTACCTCGAAACCTCCGCCGAGGGCGTGTGGGCGATCGGCGACGTCGCCGGCAACTACATGTTCAAACACTCGGGCGACAAGGAGGCCGAGTACGTCGTCGAGAACGTCGTCCGCGGGAACCGAACGGCGGTCGAGTACCCGGGGATGGCCCACGCGATCTTCGGGTCGCCGGAGGTCGGAAGCCTCGGACGGACCGAGTCGGAGCTTGAGGACGGGCGCGAGTACGAGGTCGGGACGTACACGTACGACGAGACGGCGCTGGGGGTCGCGCTGAACGCCGACGCGGGGTTCGCGAAGGCCATCGTCGGGGCGGACGGCGAGGTGCTGGGCTTCCACGTCGTCGGCCCGCACGCCTCGATGCTCGTCCACGAGGTGAGCACGGCCGTCGCGGCGGGCGCCGACGCCGAGCGCATCGCGGAGACCATCCACGTCCACCCGGCGCTCTCGGAGGTCGTCCAGGGCGCCTTCCGGGACGTTTACGACGTCGCGCCGTGGGGGGTCTGA
- a CDS encoding DUF5810 domain-containing protein: protein MGYACPVCEVPQRDGEHLANHLAFTAMLREDDHEAWLDEHVPGWGDETPGELADRVTEHAEAAEFDEVFEDTTGEGGGHEHAHGDAHGHQHGAEGHSDARTAPGGRGPAGFERMAEGIADEAVESVLEEARELTGEMYGGEEKPGGTEDAGGDAAAAEDDASEDVGTGDAGDDDAGDDAEGNDS, encoded by the coding sequence ATGGGATACGCCTGCCCCGTCTGTGAGGTGCCCCAGCGCGACGGGGAGCACCTCGCGAACCACCTCGCGTTCACCGCGATGCTCCGGGAGGACGACCACGAGGCGTGGCTCGACGAGCACGTCCCCGGGTGGGGCGACGAGACGCCGGGCGAACTCGCCGACCGCGTGACCGAGCACGCCGAGGCGGCGGAGTTCGACGAGGTGTTCGAGGACACGACCGGCGAGGGCGGCGGACACGAGCACGCCCACGGCGACGCGCACGGCCACCAGCACGGCGCAGAGGGCCACAGCGACGCCCGGACCGCCCCGGGCGGGCGCGGTCCGGCCGGGTTCGAGCGGATGGCGGAGGGGATCGCCGACGAGGCCGTCGAGTCGGTGCTCGAGGAGGCCCGGGAACTGACCGGAGAGATGTACGGGGGCGAGGAGAAGCCGGGCGGCACGGAGGACGCCGGCGGGGACGCGGCGGCCGCCGAGGACGACGCGAGCGAGGACGTCGGCACGGGCGACGCGGGCGACGACGACGCCGGGGACGACGCCGAAGGGAACGACTCTTGA
- a CDS encoding DsrE family protein: MQTVFHLITGDPDGQRTALTLAENLAEDDTVDMDDIVVLAQADGIEPVRADGSEGDRVRSLQGKGIAFSACGNTLELKGMEESDLVDGVDVVPSGVGELTRLQSEGYAYIRP; the protein is encoded by the coding sequence ATGCAAACCGTCTTCCATCTCATCACCGGCGACCCGGACGGGCAGCGGACGGCGCTGACCCTGGCGGAGAACCTCGCCGAGGACGACACGGTCGATATGGACGACATCGTCGTGCTCGCGCAGGCCGACGGCATCGAACCGGTCAGGGCCGACGGCTCCGAGGGGGACCGGGTGCGGTCGCTCCAGGGGAAGGGGATCGCGTTCAGCGCCTGCGGCAACACGCTCGAACTGAAGGGGATGGAGGAGTCGGACCTCGTCGACGGCGTCGACGTCGTCCCCTCCGGCGTGGGGGAGCTCACGCGGCTCCAGAGCGAGGGCTACGCCTACATCCGGCCGTAG
- a CDS encoding NUDIX hydrolase, translating to MSDESDHDSERDPTEPPAFGDGRRHDWPGEPEWPVVESAVEYETGWVTAGYDLVEQPNGTRKKYYWAELASAVVVVARADDQLLFVEQYRPTIRETQLELPAGIVEAGESYTTAAERELREETGFAAGSTSLLQEFWCCTGLLRHRRAFVFAEDLTPVERSLDENEFLTPRAVPVEDAVSVARAGSTNDATVEGVLLAREAELLPERK from the coding sequence GTGAGCGACGAGAGCGACCACGACAGCGAACGCGACCCGACCGAACCGCCGGCGTTCGGCGACGGGAGGCGGCACGACTGGCCCGGCGAGCCCGAGTGGCCGGTCGTCGAGAGCGCCGTGGAGTACGAGACGGGCTGGGTGACCGCCGGCTACGATCTCGTCGAGCAGCCGAACGGCACTCGGAAGAAGTACTACTGGGCCGAGCTCGCGAGCGCCGTCGTGGTCGTCGCCCGCGCGGACGACCAGCTACTGTTCGTGGAGCAGTACCGGCCGACCATCCGCGAGACGCAGCTCGAGCTCCCGGCGGGCATCGTGGAGGCCGGGGAATCGTACACCACGGCCGCCGAGCGGGAACTCCGCGAGGAGACCGGTTTCGCGGCGGGAAGCACCTCCCTCCTCCAGGAGTTCTGGTGCTGTACCGGCCTGCTGCGGCACCGCCGGGCGTTCGTGTTCGCCGAGGACCTGACGCCGGTCGAGCGGTCGCTCGACGAGAACGAGTTCCTCACGCCGCGGGCCGTGCCGGTCGAGGACGCCGTCTCGGTCGCGCGGGCGGGGTCGACGAACGACGCGACGGTCGAGGGGGTCCTGCTGGCGCGCGAGGCGGAGCTACTCCCGGAGCGGAAATAG
- a CDS encoding DUF7119 family protein: MSEEPPADREAAVGAPVVRGDPAVTGERADTAVGFDPSDGASLAEAAETVARFATDEVGDDNVLMLRGAAACAALVRGEGSYKAAAERASGTAAAGDAEVPISFIRKWARVHDLPQAIRRHVARGELAPTAAKHIARTSGEARLALAWAALDADLTVREIRSLASAVNEGTPVGVALRDEAVPLGRIELDLPFEAYSELRVRASLENRDPGEVVAEALTDHFSD; encoded by the coding sequence ATGAGTGAGGAGCCACCGGCGGACCGTGAGGCCGCCGTCGGCGCGCCCGTGGTCCGCGGCGACCCCGCGGTGACGGGCGAGCGCGCCGACACGGCCGTCGGGTTCGACCCCTCGGACGGGGCGAGCCTCGCGGAGGCGGCCGAGACGGTCGCCCGCTTCGCCACCGACGAGGTCGGCGACGACAACGTCCTCATGCTCCGCGGGGCGGCGGCCTGCGCCGCGCTCGTCAGGGGCGAGGGCTCGTACAAGGCCGCAGCGGAGCGTGCGAGCGGAACGGCCGCCGCCGGCGACGCCGAGGTCCCCATCTCGTTCATCCGGAAGTGGGCACGCGTGCACGATCTCCCGCAGGCGATCCGCCGGCACGTCGCCCGCGGCGAACTGGCGCCCACGGCGGCGAAGCACATCGCCCGGACCTCCGGCGAGGCGAGGCTCGCGCTCGCCTGGGCCGCGCTGGACGCGGACCTCACGGTCCGGGAGATCCGCTCGCTCGCCTCGGCCGTGAACGAGGGGACCCCCGTCGGGGTCGCGCTCAGGGACGAGGCCGTCCCGCTGGGACGCATCGAACTCGACCTCCCGTTCGAGGCGTACAGCGAACTCCGGGTGCGAGCTTCCCTGGAGAACCGCGACCCCGGCGAGGTGGTCGCGGAGGCGCTGACGGACCACTTCTCGGACTGA